One genomic segment of Clostridium saccharoperbutylacetonicum N1-4(HMT) includes these proteins:
- a CDS encoding non-ribosomal peptide synthetase, translating into MNSVNEKFEISHPQKRIWYNEILFPNTPMHNIVSKIHIGTNLDIHLLEKTINLIIKKNDSLRLKFCEEEGKLYQYVDKYKFVNIPFLDFTIYNDNAEKKIKEFCMNEGVKSLYRQNELLFKFFIYKINNERMGVCFFIHHIIFDGMSCNLLLEQLSNIYQQLCNNEIVDSNLENSYIDFIADEREYLSSEEFKKNKQFWNQKFSNLNANSLYINPKSIKSKTKAFVLNSELRDTLKEFLKEHNITLNKFFISISSIYMSRIFGDNDITLAAACFNRSNERQRKTIGMFTGIMPLRINLEDDISFNEFLNYLNSELKSCYANQKYPYDLLAQDLELRKRGVDSLFKFCVNYFSFESYNVKNNYNMSISNEIFAQEYTNIPLHIFIKELKKNENIELEVQYRIEDYTEEQITQMVNSMECIAKQIISDLNIKISEIQIVSEKEKNLILNEFNNTKKEYPKNESIGKLFEKVVDASKDKIALVSKGKALTYREVNERANQIAAALRKRGITRNSIVPILCDKNLETIIGMLAIVKSGGAYLAIDGEYPKSRIDYMLEEVRSRVILGKKSSLAKFKFENYMETINYEDEEILNESTDNLEQINTIDDLIYVMYTSGSTGKPKGVCIKQKNVIRLIKNTNFIELKENDRILQTGSIAFDASTFEVWGALLNGTQLFVESKDVILNPELLEGYLRENKITICWFTAPLFNQLCKENINLFKPLRCLLTGGDVVSPISVSKLKRAHKDLMIIDGYGPTENTTFSTTYAISGEWDENIQIPIGKPIANSTAYIMDKNNNLLPIGVPGELCVGGDGIADGYLNREELTKEKFIENPYVKGEKIYRTGDLAKWLPDGNISFMGRIDNQVKIRGFRIELQEIEAQLLQYSRIKEAVVVDKNDESGNKYLCAYVLSEEKVSSKEIKEFLKKVLPNYMIPSYIIQLEKFSLNCNGKIDKRALPSPDLSQKDTEFIKARSEIELKLEDIWCQIFNLKEISIKDNFFDIGGNSLMAVNLVSKVHKEFKRRIVVTDVFNRPTIEELAEYLKVMSVEEAFNFNEIEKVEEKEYYEASAVQKRIYAINQIDLNSTNYNIPIAYLIKGNFDNGRLDKAIYELINRHESLRTSFHVLDENIFQKVHKKVNFKVEHIKINSKFNEDKIKIENFIKPFDLGKAPLIHVNLIKFDDASILLIDIHHIVSDGVSISIITKELSSLYNGEKLVMPKVQYKDFSNWQNNLYRNGLLDGQEKYWLNMFKGEIPKLNMPSDYKEIPTESFKGDILTFEMDEALTLKINQVINSLGVTKFMFYMAAYNVLLYKYTGQDDLIIGTPAAGRTSEELKDTVGMFVNTLPLRNKINKNSSFREFLKEVKENSLKAFENQNYDLKNIIEKLNIKKVSLFNVVLSFQNINIDNLRLEDTEISAYRLKSTMAKFPISMILKEDKDKISGELEYQTELYKRETIESFIKHYINIIERVLEDLDKPIDNFDMLSKWEKNIILNEFNNRKKTYAHNKTIKERFEEEAKNLQNKTALVSNGQYLAYKELNERANQLGNLLMKNGIGREDIVPILCDRSIDTIIGMLAIIKSGAAYLPIDEDYPEARIRYMLEDSGSKIILIKRHQLDKVKLEKINIQLIDLNSKEIFKESKENLPSVNSVTDLVYVIYTSGSTGKPKGVCLENRNLVNLVSNSEYIGINSNDKILQSGSLSFDASVFQVWITLLNGAELHLEEKALIINENELEDYINKNEITTMLMPTPLFNQYCESNIEIFKDLRCLIVGGDVLSSKQVSKITKIYKNLKILNAYGPTENAVISTLYEVKGKWNENIAIPIGTPISNSTAYIMDKNNNLLPIGTPGELCVGGAGIARGYLNREELTKEKFIENPYVSGEKIYKTGDLVKWLPDGNIHFMGRMDYQVKINGFRIEPQEIEGELLKYSKVKEAVVVDKSDESGNKYLCAYVVSKEKVSPKEIKEFLKRELPSYMIPSHIMQLERMPVNSNGKVERKALPTPKSFDFNYEYIMPKNNIEEKISKAWSKILGIKNISTDLNFFEIGGNSLKAISVVSRLAKEFSIAINDIFKYPTIQELALNIKFIEEISRSEVRAAKEEVSITELEEGNKIPKAIKSDYDLYINNIKKYRNFRVNDKVTYKNILLTGSTGYVGINILKELLISTDSKVYLLLRGKDIKKAEDRVIKKADFYFGKEFYVRYKNRITILIGNISEDYLGMDIDAYKKLSLVIDCIINSAANVKHYGKYEGFYNINVLGTKHLLDFAEKGLMKDFNQISTMSVGSGRVPNKEVVMFSELDIDIGQECDNVYVRSKLEAEKLVEEAGKKSLNTKIFRLGNVTFNYETGLFQENIKENAFYKNIKAFIKLKCLPEIKGNIFDFSYVDQLAKAIILLFDKTNYRNEVFHIENPKKLSASDLTRALRRQYKDIELKNKEDFLAYISLKREDEELREYVEDVMVHLGLLENNDLTTFITVSDRTNAILKEFNFEWGKLDESAIKRMLDYCEKVNFL; encoded by the coding sequence ATGAACAGTGTTAATGAAAAATTTGAGATAAGTCATCCACAAAAGAGAATTTGGTACAATGAGATATTGTTTCCTAATACACCAATGCATAATATTGTATCAAAAATTCATATTGGTACTAACTTAGATATTCATCTATTAGAGAAGACAATAAATCTAATTATTAAAAAAAATGATTCATTAAGGTTAAAATTCTGTGAAGAGGAGGGAAAATTATATCAATACGTGGATAAATACAAATTTGTTAATATACCTTTCCTAGATTTTACAATATACAATGATAATGCTGAGAAAAAAATTAAAGAATTTTGTATGAATGAAGGTGTGAAAAGTCTATACAGACAAAATGAACTACTATTCAAGTTCTTTATTTATAAAATTAATAATGAAAGAATGGGAGTATGTTTTTTTATACATCACATTATCTTCGATGGTATGTCTTGTAATTTATTACTCGAACAACTTTCTAATATATATCAACAATTATGCAATAATGAAATTGTTGATTCTAATCTTGAAAATTCATATATAGATTTTATAGCTGATGAAAGAGAATACTTAAGTTCTGAAGAATTTAAAAAAAATAAGCAATTTTGGAACCAAAAATTTTCAAATCTAAACGCAAATTCTTTATATATAAATCCTAAAAGTATCAAATCAAAAACAAAAGCATTCGTATTAAATAGTGAGCTGCGAGATACACTTAAAGAATTTTTGAAGGAACATAACATTACTTTAAATAAATTTTTTATTTCTATTTCAAGTATATATATGAGCCGGATATTCGGGGATAATGATATAACACTTGCTGCTGCCTGCTTTAATAGAAGTAATGAACGCCAAAGGAAAACTATAGGTATGTTTACAGGAATTATGCCTTTAAGAATAAATTTAGAAGATGATATTAGTTTTAATGAATTTTTAAATTATTTGAATAGTGAACTCAAAAGCTGTTATGCTAATCAAAAATATCCTTATGACTTATTGGCTCAGGATTTAGAACTAAGGAAAAGGGGAGTTGATTCTTTATTTAAATTTTGTGTAAATTATTTTTCATTTGAAAGTTATAATGTAAAAAATAATTACAATATGAGTATTAGTAATGAGATTTTTGCTCAAGAATACACAAATATTCCATTGCATATTTTTATTAAAGAATTAAAAAAGAATGAAAATATCGAGTTAGAAGTTCAGTACAGAATAGAAGATTACACTGAAGAGCAAATTACACAAATGGTTAATAGTATGGAGTGCATTGCAAAGCAGATTATTAGTGATCTTAATATAAAAATTTCAGAAATACAGATAGTTTCTGAAAAAGAGAAAAATCTTATATTAAATGAATTTAATAATACAAAAAAAGAATATCCTAAAAATGAATCAATAGGTAAATTATTTGAAAAAGTAGTTGATGCCTCTAAGGATAAAATTGCATTGGTGTCAAAAGGTAAAGCTTTAACATATAGAGAGGTAAATGAAAGAGCAAATCAAATTGCAGCTGCATTAAGAAAAAGAGGAATAACAAGAAACAGCATAGTACCAATATTATGTGACAAAAATTTAGAAACTATTATAGGAATGCTGGCTATTGTAAAAAGTGGAGGTGCCTATTTAGCAATAGATGGAGAATATCCTAAATCAAGAATAGATTATATGTTAGAAGAAGTTAGAAGCAGAGTTATTTTAGGAAAAAAGAGTTCATTAGCTAAGTTTAAATTTGAAAATTATATGGAAACAATAAATTATGAGGATGAAGAGATATTAAATGAAAGTACAGATAATCTAGAACAGATTAATACTATAGATGATTTAATCTATGTAATGTATACATCAGGTTCTACAGGAAAACCTAAAGGAGTATGTATAAAGCAAAAAAATGTAATCAGACTTATAAAGAATACTAACTTTATTGAACTTAAAGAAAATGACAGAATACTTCAAACAGGCTCTATTGCATTTGATGCGTCCACTTTTGAGGTGTGGGGAGCGCTTCTTAATGGAACGCAGTTATTTGTAGAATCAAAAGATGTTATTTTAAATCCAGAATTACTTGAAGGTTACTTAAGAGAAAATAAAATTACAATATGCTGGTTTACCGCACCATTATTTAATCAATTATGTAAAGAAAATATAAATTTATTTAAGCCATTAAGATGTTTATTAACTGGTGGAGATGTGGTTTCGCCTATTTCTGTAAGCAAGCTAAAAAGGGCTCATAAGGATTTGATGATAATTGATGGATATGGACCAACTGAAAACACTACTTTTTCAACTACTTATGCTATAAGCGGAGAATGGGATGAAAATATTCAAATACCAATTGGTAAGCCTATTGCTAATTCAACCGCCTATATAATGGATAAGAACAACAACTTACTTCCAATAGGTGTTCCAGGAGAGTTATGTGTAGGTGGAGATGGAATTGCAGATGGATATTTAAATCGCGAAGAGCTTACAAAAGAAAAATTTATAGAAAATCCTTATGTAAAGGGAGAAAAAATATATAGAACTGGTGATCTTGCAAAATGGCTGCCAGATGGGAATATATCCTTTATGGGACGGATTGATAATCAAGTAAAAATTCGAGGCTTTAGAATAGAGCTGCAAGAAATTGAAGCACAATTATTACAATATTCAAGAATAAAAGAAGCAGTAGTAGTAGATAAAAATGATGAAAGTGGAAATAAATATTTATGTGCATATGTTTTAAGTGAAGAAAAGGTTTCATCAAAAGAAATAAAGGAGTTTTTAAAAAAGGTACTGCCTAATTATATGATACCTTCATATATAATACAGCTTGAAAAATTTTCTCTTAATTGTAATGGGAAGATTGACAAAAGAGCATTGCCAAGCCCTGATTTATCACAAAAGGATACTGAATTTATAAAAGCTAGGAGTGAAATTGAATTAAAACTTGAAGATATTTGGTGTCAGATATTTAATCTTAAAGAGATATCAATAAAAGATAATTTCTTTGATATAGGCGGAAATTCACTAATGGCCGTAAATTTAGTTTCTAAAGTTCATAAAGAATTTAAGAGGAGAATTGTTGTTACAGATGTATTTAATAGGCCTACCATAGAAGAATTAGCAGAATATTTAAAAGTTATGTCTGTAGAGGAAGCTTTTAATTTTAATGAAATCGAGAAAGTAGAGGAAAAAGAGTATTATGAAGCATCAGCAGTGCAAAAGAGAATATATGCAATAAATCAAATAGATTTAAATAGTACAAACTATAATATACCTATTGCATATTTAATAAAAGGTAATTTTGATAATGGACGATTGGACAAGGCGATTTATGAATTAATAAATAGGCATGAATCGTTAAGGACAAGTTTTCATGTGCTTGATGAAAATATATTTCAAAAAGTTCATAAAAAAGTGAACTTTAAAGTTGAGCATATAAAAATAAATAGTAAATTTAATGAAGATAAAATTAAAATTGAAAATTTTATAAAACCATTTGATTTGGGTAAAGCACCGCTTATCCATGTTAACCTTATCAAATTTGATGACGCATCAATATTACTCATAGATATACATCACATAGTTTCAGATGGAGTTTCGATAAGCATAATAACAAAAGAACTATCTTCATTATATAATGGAGAAAAACTTGTAATGCCCAAAGTTCAATATAAGGATTTTTCTAATTGGCAAAATAATTTATATAGAAATGGGTTATTAGATGGTCAGGAAAAATATTGGCTTAATATGTTTAAAGGAGAAATTCCTAAATTAAATATGCCTTCAGATTATAAAGAAATACCAACTGAAAGTTTTAAAGGAGATATATTAACCTTTGAAATGGATGAAGCATTAACTTTAAAAATAAACCAAGTTATAAATAGCTTAGGGGTAACAAAGTTCATGTTTTATATGGCAGCATACAACGTACTTTTATATAAGTATACTGGTCAAGATGATCTAATAATAGGAACTCCAGCAGCGGGAAGAACTTCTGAAGAGTTGAAAGATACAGTAGGAATGTTTGTTAATACATTACCTTTAAGAAATAAAATAAATAAGAATAGTAGTTTTAGGGAGTTCTTAAAGGAAGTTAAGGAAAATTCCTTAAAAGCATTCGAAAATCAAAACTATGATCTTAAGAACATAATTGAAAAATTAAATATAAAGAAAGTATCACTTTTTAATGTGGTTTTATCTTTTCAAAATATAAATATTGATAATTTAAGGTTAGAGGATACAGAAATATCAGCATATAGGTTGAAAAGCACTATGGCTAAATTTCCTATTTCTATGATATTAAAAGAGGATAAGGACAAAATATCAGGTGAATTAGAATATCAAACAGAATTATATAAAAGGGAAACAATAGAAAGTTTTATAAAACATTATATTAATATAATAGAAAGAGTTCTTGAAGATTTGGATAAGCCTATTGATAATTTTGATATGTTATCTAAGTGGGAAAAAAATATTATATTAAATGAATTTAATAATAGAAAAAAAACTTACGCTCATAATAAAACAATAAAGGAGAGATTTGAAGAAGAAGCTAAAAATTTACAAAATAAAACTGCACTTGTATCAAATGGACAATATCTAGCTTATAAGGAATTAAATGAAAGAGCAAATCAGCTTGGGAATTTATTAATGAAAAATGGAATAGGCAGAGAAGACATTGTACCAATATTATGTGATAGAAGCATAGATACAATAATTGGCATGCTCGCTATAATAAAAAGCGGAGCCGCATATCTGCCAATAGATGAAGATTATCCTGAAGCAAGAATAAGATATATGCTTGAGGACAGTGGAAGTAAGATAATATTAATTAAAAGACATCAATTAGATAAGGTTAAATTAGAAAAAATAAATATACAATTAATAGATTTAAATAGTAAAGAAATATTTAAAGAAAGTAAAGAAAATCTTCCCAGCGTAAATTCGGTTACAGATTTAGTATATGTGATTTATACGTCAGGATCAACTGGAAAGCCTAAAGGAGTATGTTTAGAAAATAGGAATTTAGTAAACCTTGTAAGTAATTCTGAGTATATAGGGATTAACAGCAATGATAAAATTCTTCAATCTGGATCTTTGTCTTTTGATGCATCAGTATTCCAGGTTTGGATTACACTGCTTAATGGAGCAGAATTACATTTGGAAGAAAAAGCTTTAATAATTAATGAGAATGAATTAGAGGATTATATTAATAAAAATGAAATAACAACAATGCTTATGCCAACCCCATTATTTAATCAATATTGTGAGAGCAATATAGAAATATTTAAAGATTTAAGATGTTTAATTGTTGGAGGAGATGTTTTATCTAGCAAGCAGGTAAGTAAAATAACAAAAATATATAAGAATTTAAAAATTCTAAATGCATATGGACCAACTGAAAATGCAGTGATTTCAACATTGTATGAAGTCAAGGGAAAATGGAATGAAAATATAGCAATACCTATAGGAACTCCAATATCTAATTCAACAGCGTATATAATGGATAAAAATAATAACCTGCTTCCAATAGGGACGCCAGGAGAACTATGTGTAGGTGGAGCCGGCATTGCAAGAGGATATTTAAATAGAGAAGAGCTTACAAAAGAAAAATTTATAGAAAATCCATATGTGAGTGGAGAAAAAATTTATAAAACTGGTGACCTTGTAAAGTGGCTGCCAGATGGAAATATACACTTTATGGGAAGAATGGATTATCAAGTGAAAATTAATGGCTTTAGAATAGAACCGCAGGAAATTGAAGGAGAATTATTAAAATATTCAAAAGTAAAAGAAGCAGTAGTGGTGGACAAGAGTGATGAGAGTGGAAATAAATATTTATGTGCATATGTTGTAAGTAAGGAAAAAGTTTCTCCAAAGGAAATAAAGGAATTTTTGAAAAGGGAACTTCCAAGTTATATGATTCCTTCCCATATAATGCAGCTTGAAAGGATGCCCGTTAATTCTAATGGAAAAGTTGAAAGAAAAGCACTTCCTACTCCAAAGTCATTTGATTTTAATTATGAATATATAATGCCTAAAAATAATATTGAAGAAAAAATTTCTAAGGCATGGAGTAAAATATTAGGGATAAAAAATATAAGTACTGATTTGAATTTCTTTGAAATAGGGGGCAATTCATTAAAGGCAATTTCAGTAGTTTCAAGATTAGCAAAGGAATTTAGTATTGCTATAAATGATATATTTAAGTACCCAACTATACAAGAATTGGCACTTAACATTAAGTTTATAGAAGAAATATCAAGATCAGAGGTTAGAGCAGCTAAGGAAGAGGTAAGTATTACAGAGCTTGAGGAAGGAAACAAAATTCCCAAAGCCATAAAATCAGATTATGATTTATATATAAATAATATTAAAAAATATAGAAATTTTCGAGTAAATGATAAAGTGACTTACAAAAATATTCTGCTTACAGGTAGTACTGGGTATGTTGGCATAAATATTTTAAAAGAGCTTTTAATAAGCACAGATAGTAAAGTATATTTGTTATTAAGAGGTAAGGATATTAAAAAAGCTGAAGATAGAGTAATTAAAAAAGCTGATTTCTATTTTGGAAAAGAATTTTATGTCAGATATAAAAATAGAATAACAATTTTAATAGGGAATATATCAGAGGATTATCTAGGCATGGATATTGATGCTTATAAAAAATTATCTTTAGTAATAGATTGCATAATTAATTCTGCAGCTAATGTAAAACACTATGGTAAGTATGAAGGTTTCTACAATATAAATGTTTTAGGCACAAAGCATTTATTAGATTTTGCTGAAAAAGGTTTAATGAAGGACTTTAATCAAATATCTACCATGAGTGTTGGAAGCGGAAGAGTTCCCAATAAAGAAGTTGTTATGTTCTCAGAATTGGATATTGATATTGGCCAAGAGTGCGATAATGTATATGTACGTTCAAAATTAGAAGCTGAAAAGTTAGTTGAAGAAGCCGGTAAAAAATCACTAAATACTAAGATATTTAGACTTGGAAATGTAACGTTTAATTACGAAACAGGACTATTTCAAGAAAATATAAAAGAAAATGCATTTTACAAGAATATCAAAGCATTTATTAAACTTAAATGTTTACCAGAGATAAAAGGAAATATTTTTGATTTTTCTTATGTAGATCAATTAGCTAAAGCAATTATTCTTCTTTTTGACAAGACTAATTACAGAAATGAAGTATTCCATATAGAAAATCCTAAAAAATTAAGTGCAAGTGATTTAACAAGAGCATTAAGAAGACAATATAAGGACATAGAGCTTAAAAATAAGGAGGATTTTCTAGCTTATATTTCACTAAAGAGAGAAGATGAAGAATTAAGGGAATATGTTGAGGATGTTATGGTTCATCTAGGATTGCTTGAAAATAATGATCTAACAACTTTTATAACTGTTAGTGATAGAACAAATGCTATTTTAAAAGAATTTAATTTTGAATGGGGTAAACTAGATGAAAGTGCTATAAAAAGAATGCTCGATTATTGTGAAAAAGTTAATTTCTTATAA
- a CDS encoding sigma-54-dependent Fis family transcriptional regulator, whose protein sequence is MKDYIEFITKAWEKFIDTGKVDPKVRREIADSWIRCRKYGVNPHNGKGNIKHPDINKLINKNSELISVARPVIESIYSMVHGSGFAIFLVDRDGYIIDIIGDKDIMERAEDLNFLKGELWSEKVVGTNAIGTALYLNKPVQTIGAEHYGINQHSWTCSAAPIYDEDDNLIGCINMSGNYYNAHSHTLGIVTAAAQSIQKQMELAISYKLLNATFDSISEGMIVMDEHMKIKRINGQALKILDIALEEAMNMDIKHVLKGIDFYKSINNIEWDFSINNERIKCVINIRPISKNGKNSGMVITFSKVEVVHKLINKFVGYKAQYQFKDITTNNLEMKKMIDFSKKAAKSDCNILIQGESGTGKELISQSIHNYSNRAKGPFVAVNCASIPSELVESELFGYEKGAFTGASKEGHPGKFELADGGTIFLDEIGELPLDIQSKLLRVLDNGKIVRVGGTFEKQLDVRIIGATNRILKNEIRKKNFREDLYYRLSVMEIKTIPLRRRKEDIDLLVNEFINNLNLKSKNNDVSVKNSYIDELKKYDWPGNIRELKNVVERDYYISEGEIVNIDFLDSDNTHEKVIEQKLLKEGFDIIPLSEIEEKAIRNAIMECNGNIQLAAKLLNIGRATLYRKLKSYGIDVSK, encoded by the coding sequence ATGAAGGATTATATTGAATTTATCACTAAAGCATGGGAAAAATTTATAGATACAGGAAAAGTGGATCCAAAGGTTAGAAGAGAAATTGCTGATTCATGGATAAGATGCAGAAAGTATGGGGTTAATCCTCATAATGGGAAGGGAAATATTAAGCATCCAGATATAAATAAGTTAATCAATAAAAATAGTGAACTTATTTCTGTTGCAAGACCTGTTATAGAAAGTATATATAGTATGGTTCATGGATCGGGCTTTGCTATATTCTTGGTTGATAGAGATGGATATATTATAGATATAATAGGTGATAAGGATATAATGGAAAGAGCAGAAGATTTGAATTTCCTAAAAGGAGAATTGTGGTCCGAAAAAGTAGTTGGAACTAATGCTATAGGAACTGCATTATATCTAAATAAACCAGTTCAAACTATAGGGGCAGAGCATTATGGAATAAATCAACACTCTTGGACATGCTCAGCAGCTCCAATATATGATGAAGATGATAATTTAATTGGATGCATTAATATGTCTGGTAATTATTATAATGCCCATTCACACACTTTGGGTATAGTGACTGCAGCAGCTCAATCAATACAAAAGCAAATGGAACTGGCTATTTCATATAAATTACTTAATGCCACTTTTGATTCCATATCAGAGGGTATGATAGTTATGGATGAGCATATGAAAATAAAAAGAATTAATGGTCAGGCATTAAAAATTTTAGACATAGCTTTAGAAGAAGCTATGAATATGGATATAAAGCATGTTTTAAAAGGAATTGATTTTTATAAAAGTATAAATAATATAGAATGGGATTTTTCTATAAATAATGAAAGAATAAAGTGCGTTATAAATATACGTCCAATAAGCAAAAATGGTAAAAATAGTGGAATGGTAATAACTTTCTCAAAAGTTGAAGTAGTACATAAATTAATTAATAAATTTGTTGGATACAAAGCTCAATATCAGTTCAAAGATATTACAACAAATAATTTAGAAATGAAAAAAATGATAGATTTTTCTAAGAAGGCTGCAAAAAGCGACTGTAATATTTTAATTCAAGGAGAAAGTGGAACTGGTAAGGAATTAATTTCACAGTCAATACATAATTATAGCAATCGAGCAAAAGGACCATTTGTAGCTGTGAATTGTGCATCAATTCCAAGTGAACTTGTTGAAAGTGAATTATTTGGATACGAAAAAGGTGCTTTTACAGGAGCGTCAAAGGAAGGACATCCAGGAAAATTTGAATTAGCAGATGGTGGGACAATTTTTCTAGATGAAATTGGAGAATTGCCTTTAGATATTCAAAGTAAACTTCTTAGGGTACTAGATAATGGAAAGATTGTTAGAGTAGGAGGAACTTTTGAGAAACAATTAGATGTGAGAATTATTGGGGCTACCAATAGGATATTGAAAAATGAAATAAGGAAGAAAAATTTCAGAGAAGATTTATACTATAGACTAAGTGTAATGGAAATAAAAACAATACCTCTTAGAAGAAGGAAAGAAGATATAGATTTGCTTGTAAATGAATTTATTAATAATTTAAATTTAAAAAGTAAAAATAACGATGTAAGTGTAAAAAACTCCTATATTGATGAGTTGAAAAAATATGATTGGCCAGGAAATATACGTGAACTTAAAAATGTTGTTGAAAGAGATTACTATATAAGTGAAGGTGAAATTGTAAATATAGATTTCTTAGATAGTGACAATACCCATGAAAAAGTTATTGAACAGAAATTATTAAAAGAAGGATTTGATATAATACCCCTTAGTGAGATTGAGGAAAAAGCAATAAGAAATGCTATAATGGAGTGTAATGGAAATATTCAATTAGCAGCTAAACTATTAAATATAGGAAGAGCAACTTTATATAGAAAGTTAAAAAGTTATGGAATAGATGTATCAAAATGA
- a CDS encoding 2,3-butanediol dehydrogenase, with protein sequence MKAALWYEKKDVRVEEIEEPKIITSDGVKIKVKWCGICGSDLHEYLGGPIFIPVGQPHPLSGTTAPVVLGHEFSGEVVEIGNNVTNFKAGDRVIVEPIVACGKCPACLEGKYNLCSSLGFHGLCGSGGGLAEYTVFPEKFVHKIPDEMSYEQAALVEPMAVALHSIRIGKFQTGDTALVLGSGPIGLATIECLKAAGAKLVIVLQRKSIRQEYAKRAGADVVLDPNEVNIVEEVKKLTNGLGVDVAFETTGAQVGLDIGIESIKFEGTLVITSIWEGDAKINPNSLVFSEKKIIGTLAYRHEFPATIAQMKDGRIKAEGYVTKKIHLDDIVEEGFGALTGPEKKKHVKILVTPDKELLTNN encoded by the coding sequence ATGAAAGCTGCATTATGGTATGAAAAGAAAGATGTTAGAGTTGAAGAAATCGAAGAACCAAAAATAATAACAAGTGATGGTGTAAAGATCAAAGTAAAATGGTGTGGTATATGCGGTTCAGATTTGCATGAATATTTAGGAGGACCTATATTTATACCAGTAGGACAGCCACATCCATTAAGTGGAACAACTGCTCCAGTTGTTTTAGGACATGAGTTTTCAGGAGAAGTTGTAGAGATTGGTAATAATGTAACGAATTTTAAAGCTGGAGATAGAGTAATAGTAGAACCAATAGTTGCATGTGGAAAATGTCCAGCATGTCTTGAAGGAAAATATAATTTATGTTCATCTTTAGGCTTTCATGGACTTTGTGGAAGTGGAGGAGGATTAGCTGAATATACAGTTTTCCCAGAGAAATTTGTACATAAAATACCAGATGAAATGTCTTATGAACAGGCAGCTTTAGTTGAACCAATGGCTGTGGCATTACATTCAATTAGAATTGGTAAATTTCAAACAGGGGATACTGCATTAGTTTTAGGCTCAGGACCAATAGGGCTTGCAACTATAGAATGCTTAAAAGCAGCAGGTGCAAAATTAGTAATAGTATTGCAAAGAAAATCAATAAGACAAGAATATGCTAAAAGAGCAGGTGCAGATGTAGTATTAGATCCTAATGAAGTGAATATAGTAGAGGAAGTTAAAAAGCTTACAAATGGATTAGGGGTTGATGTAGCTTTTGAAACTACAGGAGCTCAAGTTGGTTTAGATATAGGAATTGAAAGTATAAAATTCGAAGGAACCTTAGTAATAACAAGTATATGGGAAGGTGATGCTAAAATTAATCCTAATTCATTAGTATTTTCTGAAAAGAAGATTATTGGAACTTTAGCATATAGACATGAATTCCCAGCAACTATTGCTCAAATGAAGGATGGAAGAATAAAGGCAGAAGGGTATGTGACAAAGAAAATACATTTAGATGATATAGTTGAAGAAGGCTTTGGAGCACTAACAGGTCCAGAAAAAAAGAAACATGTTAAGATTTTAGTAACACCAGATAAAGAACTTTTAACAAATAACTAA